The Pectobacterium sp. A5351 genome contains the following window.
AATAACACACCACGGCATGTTTTTGGTCATCATGGATGTAATCTGATTAAATATTTTCGGGATATCGTGATGAAGCGCAGTGTTTCCCAAAAGGCGGTCAACCCGTTTTATTTTATCTTTCACGCGAGCAGGGCCGGGTAAATAACGCCCGATGCAGGTGAGTGAAAGCGTGGCACCGCTTATCAACGCAGCGGTGGAATCAATAAGCGCATGTTGTCGATATTGATGTGTTGAAGCTAAAGCGTGACGGAAAAAAGTCTGGCATACTTTACGGACAGGCATAGGGTGATCTCATTGAATTTTTTGGCGAAAATCAGTAGATCATAAAACTCTATGCCTGTCTTGTTTTCTGGGGATTCCTCAGCCTGTAAGGGGATAAAATGACTATCCTTATCTGCAGCTACATGTATACCTAATATCAAAAGAAAAAGCATAGTGTTGAAATGATTGCAACCGCCATTACAGGTGAAAGTTAATACAGTATAAACTGTTCTCGGAAAAGTACGTCTGCGATCACAACGCCACCGCGATGTGTTAAAGTACCCCCTCTGACGGCGGTTGTAATGAGGATAGTTCAATATATGATATATACCCGTCATACTTCAAGCTGCAGGTGCGTTGGCTGTGTTCACTCACCCGAATCACTTACTCAAGTAAGCTCATCGGGATTCATTCACTTGCTGCCTTCCTGCAACTCGAATTATTTAGGGTATATCCTACAAACAATCAATTTAGAGATCTTTCTCCATTGCCCATAAAGGTAAAGGGAAAAATGACCTGATCGGATATGGGTAGGACTGATCCTGGCTTTTACGACGTTGGTTACTTATTATTGCGTTTACAAATTCTTGTTTTTTTCCAGACTTTAGATAGACAGGCAATTTTTTGAATCGCTCAACCATGGGTCCTTCTTCCTGATCTGCCCATGTTTTCATCAGCAATGACGTTTGAGACCTATCACACTCACTCCGACTGAATTTCTCGAGATATTGATCTATACTTTGGTAGCAATGCAGAGCTCCCTGAAGGTCAAAGGAGCTACCTGATGCAAAAAGCGTGTGCCGGATGATCCCTGTAACCAGTTGGCTATAGTCTCGGGAAATCAACCGAAAATTGAATTGTTCCATAGGCACCAATCCAAAATATTTTGACCCTATACCAATTCGGTAGCGCAGGTCAAAGTCCAGCAGTGATGCTATCAATCGAGGAACACCGTCGATCTTCTTGATTAGCCCGGTGTTAGCATGTTTATACCAGTCACTCAGTGCATCTATCACACCAGCAAACTGCTGATTATCAGGCTGGTTCTGAAAGTGGTTGACAGCCGAAGGATCAAAAGCTTTGAGGATTTCAGCTCTAACCCCCGCCATAACACCCTCAATTTGTCCAAGATGAAGGAAGCGCCTCAATATTTTGACATTAAAATTTAGCATAAATTGCTGTTGCTCTTGTCTCACAGCGCACATTTCGTTGAAAAGTGTTATCGGCTCATAGCTATGTGTTCTACCCGCATCACACCACATAAGCTTTTCATAAGCGGCTTTTAAATATTTTCCAATATCATTTGCAAGTTGACCTGTAACTTCAGAGATAAATTCTGAAGTGTTTACCGGGGTACCCCTCTCTTCCAAGAGATCGACTAATCCATCTAAACTCAGGTTTTCCGCAAAGATTAGGTTATCTTTAACCAACATTTGAAGCGGCCCTGAATGCATACGCTGGTATACTTTGACGATATAGTCCGGTACTGATAGCCCCTCGAATCCACGTAGAGACTGAAAAACGGTCAGCGGATCGTGTAATACCATGTACATTGCATAGTAAGAGTAAAGACGTTCACTTTTGTCAGGACCAAAGGCAAGACTCTTATCCTCCATTGCTCTCAGCACGGTCTTACTCATGGTATGTTCATGATTGAGCAACATCTTTATAATATCTGTGCTTCCCTTCCCTTGCTCCAACTGAATAAGAACATCACGGCAGACGTCACGGCTGATGTCCCGGTATTTCTGAACTTCATGGACAAGTTGAATTCGATTTTTAAATCCTAAAGAATCTTCGTAAAAGTACTGCTGCCGGCTGTAAATAGCTAGCAAAAGTACTTGCTCCCAAGCCATTTTATGAATGTTGTGCGTTGCACTGAGAAGCGCTTTCACATCAATCCCAATTATTTTTTTGTATCGCTGAATATTTTTCATTTTTTTCACCTCCAATTCGTGGTGCTATTTTTTCTTTGATTTTAGAAAATCATACCCATATATGATGATAATAAAATTAATTTTTATTAAAAAAATAAAATAAAAAATATATTGGTATGATAAATTCTACATTAACAAAAAACAATACCCATCACACTCAATCACATGCACAAAACAGCATAATTACTTGATATTGAATGCATTTTTAAAATCATATACCGTGTGAAATGTCCATTAACGCCACCTGTTCGGTGATCTCTCATGGACTCAACTTAACCAGATTCAAGGAAAAGCTATGCCTACGTCAGCACAAACACCAATCGATGATGGTGGAAATTACGTCACAGTAACGCCCCAAGATAAAAATGCCGCGCGACTCTTAAATCGCCAGTTGAAACGAATCCAAGCATTTATGCCCTCACAAAAACATCGTGTTACACCAACGAAACTAGCAAAACGTCTTGTGATGGAAAAAGCTGAGGAGGATACACAATGTTAAAAGCGGCCTATCAGGATCGGTTCATCGCAGGTCAACCAGTCACCTTCAAACCGAGTTCGCAGCAGAAAAAAACGCTGATTAAAGCAGCTCAAAAGGCAGGTAAAAAAGTTGGCGATTATGCCAACTATGCGCTGGTCGAAAATCTTAAAGAGGAGGATAAACTGTAAGTTTAGCCGTAGACACCGGGGACTAACTCACCGGTGTCTCTGTTTCAGATCGCGACTAGTCCTATTCCCCCTTCCATTTCAATAAAACCCATCCCCTCACCCTCGCTGTTCTTCTCAAATCATGCGGCGTCCAGCTAGGTATAAGGTATACCTGCATTTGTCATGACTCATACAAGCACCAGATATTTTCCGTCAGGTGCTTTTGCTGGGTTGGCCTTATTGTTCATGTAGAAGGAAACAGGTATGGATTGAAGCAAAATACTTTGAGGAAATCTATTGCCTGATGGGATAACTGAACGTAGTGCTCAACCCCAGTTTTAGTCTCGGGCAGTTAAGTTATACCCTTCTGAGGCCAACATCCTTCCACACTATGCTACAGACCGCAGGTACAGCAACCTGCCCAAAGGGTCAGACGAAATACGTTTTTGATTGTCGCTGAAAAAGCAGAGCCAGGTAGCCATTGTTCAGCTTATCTTCACTCATTACTCGTGTACGGCGATCATTAGAAAGTCTGATTCAGGTTAGATGCTGGCAGATGATATTCAGCCATACCATGCTAAATAAGTACGCCAGTAAGTACGCGAGAGGAAAAATGGGAAGATTTTATGAAAGAGGATTTCGTAACTCATTGATTTAATGGTGCCGATAATAGGAGTCGAACCTACGACCTTCGCATTACGAATGCGCTGCTCTACCAACTGAGCTATATCGGCTTTGGGATCGTCATGGCGAGAGCCAGACGTGAACTACGGGATGACAAATTAGTGATAATGATACGTCAAGTCAAGCGGTTGGCGATCGTCTGCTGGTTTTATCATCATCCTGTTGAAGATTATACAGTTCTGATAATTTTCCGTACTAATAATGCCGCATGCTATAGCTTTTGGGCTTAACGGAGAAGCCAGAGTCTGGCTTCTCTATCACCTTGCTTCGGGAGCCGGTTCCAGACAGATAATATCTGACTATACAAACACCACTCATTTTTAAGCAATATATTTCCCAGTAGAGTAGGAACGTTACAATAAAAATAATTTTTTACCTTTATGATGAAAATGAAATAAGTCTCAACCAAACGGTCATTTTGTTTTAGGAAAAATCCCTATTCTTTTTATTTATTATTTTGCTCTACTACTGCCAAGGCAATAAGGATGCTGTCTATACGTTAATGCCAAAATAATATCTCACCATCAAAATATTATTTTCAGCATAACAAGAAAGTACCGTGAGAGGGTGTGAATAATGAAGATGAAAACACTATTTTTAGGCTTGTTATTGGGTACGAGCTATATCGGCATGGCTGCAGCGGATAGCTTTGCCTCAGCAACCGCTAGTGCTCAGTCGACTCATGATGGCAAAACTGAGCGCGTAACCAAAACTGAATCATCATCTGGTCAAGGGGCTAGTCACGTCAGTGCTAGCGCTCATGCCGGTACTGTGGGTGAACCGCAGAAGGCAAGCAACAGCGGATCTCACTTCCGGGATAAAACCGATGCCATCAAAGCCGATATAAAGGCAAGAGAATCAGAAAATAAAAGCAGGGCAGAAAAAATCAAAGCCGATGTGAAATCCAGAGAAGCTGAAGCCAGAAAAGATGCCGAAAAAGGCTGGGCTGATGCCAAAACTAAAGCGGATAATTTTAACAGCCGTGCGGAAAAACAGGCTCGTGAAACCGCCCGTTCAGTCCATAATGCAGCAGAGAAGCATCAGCGTTAATAAATAACGCATTATTACAACAGAGGACAAGCAATTACTATTTATCCTCCGATAGCGATACAGGCTATGTATTTGTGAAGCGTCGCACAAAGCATAGCCTGCTACTATTGGAGGGTATTTCTATGATAGGGTTTATTTATTGCATTTCTATTGATTTATTATATTTTAATTTGAATGCATGTAACACAGAAAAGAATTACAGTTGAAATGATACTTCTTATTTAGATAAAAAAAGACTGAAGTAAAAAATGGCGTGAAAATAACGCTGCGCATATCTTTTTGATATACGCAGCCATTAATCGATTAGGCGCGAATCAAATCGTCGCCATAACCAATCCATTTATAAGTGGTCAGCGCTTCCAGCCCCATTGGGCCGCGCGCATGCAGTTTCTGGGTGCTGACCGCCACTTCTGCCCCCAGACCAAACTGGCCGCCGTCGGTAAAGCGCGTGCTGGCGTTGACATACACCGCTGAAGAATCCACTTCACGCACGAAGCGTTCCGCATTACTCAACGAGCGCGTCAGAATCGCATCAGAATGCTGCGTACCATGCTCGCGAATATGGGCAACCGCCGCATCCAGGGAGTCCACCAGCGTGACGTTCAGGTCGTTAGAGAGCCATTCATCGTTATAGTTAGCCTCTTCCACCGCAACGACGCTTGCCGGGCCACCGGTCAGGTAAGGCATCGCGGAAGGACTGGCATGGAGCGTCACACCTGCCACCGCCATTTTCTTGCTCAGTTCAGGCAGGAAGCGGTCGGCAATACGTTGGTTGACCAGCAGTGTTTCCAGGCTGTTGCAGGCGCTAGGGCGCTGTACCTTGGCGCTTTCAATGACGGTCAGCGCCTTGTCGAAATCGATGCTGTCGTCAGCATAGATGTGACAAACGCCGATCCCCCCGGTAATGACCGGAATCGTCGATTGTTCACGGCACAGCTTATGCAGGCCAGCACCACCGCGTGGAATCAGCATATCCACGTAACGATCCAGCTTCAGGAGTTGGTTGACCAGCTCACGATCTGGGCTTTCAATCGCCTGCACCGCAGCAGCAGGCAGGCCACACTGCGACAGCGCCTGCTGAATCACTTTGACCGTCGCCGCATTGGTGCGATACGTCTCTTTGCCACCGCGCAGAATCACCGCGTTACCGGTTTTCAGGCACAGAGAAGCCACATCAATCGTCACATTCGGGCGCGCTTCATAAATCACACCGACCACGCCCAGCGGCACGCGGCGACGTTCCAGCTTCAGGCCGTTATCCAGCATGCTGCCGTCAATCACCTGCCCTACCGGATCGTTCAGGCGACAGACCTGACGCACATCGCTGGCAATCGCGCTCAGCCGTGCCGGCGTTAAGAGCAACCGATCCAACAATGCGTCACTCATACCATTTTGGCGCGCATCGGTTAAATCCAGCGCGTTAGCCGCCAGAATCGTCGCACTCTCGGCTTCCAGCAAATCCGCAATCGTCAGCAGCGCGCGATCTTTTTGTGCCGAGCTCAAGACCGCCAACTGATAAGAGGCCGCTTTTGCCGCTTTACCCATTTGTTCAAGCATCGCGAACTCCTTAATTGATAATCATATCGTCGCGATGGATAGCCACCGGACCATATTCGTAGCCAAGAATCTCGGCAATTTGTTGAGAGTGGTGTCCGGCAATCATACGCAACGCATCACTGTTATAACGCGTCACGGCATGCGCCACATCGCGTCCCGCCAGACTACGCACGCGGATCACTTCACCGCGAGAGAAATTCCCTTCCACACTGCGAATGCCTTTCGGCAACAGCGAACTCCCGCGTTCGAGGATTGCCGAAAGCGCGCCGTCGTCGACGGTAATTTCCCCCGCAGGGGGGGCACCGAAAATCCAGTGTTTGCGGCTTTCCAGCGGCGCATCCAGAGCATGAAAACGCGTTCCGACAGAAATATCGGCAATCACATCACCGATGACGCCTGGTTTACTGCCAGCAGCGATCACCACATCGATCCCCGCGCGGCAGGCCACATCAGCGGCCTGCAATTTGGTCGACATACCGCCCGTTCCGAGGCCAGATACGCTGTCGCCCGCAATGCTGCGCAACGCATCGTTGATGCCAGTCACTTCACGGATCAGCTCCGCATTCGGATTATTGCGCGGATCGGCAGTAAATAGCCCGGCCTGATCGGTCAACAGCAGCAATTTATCCGCATCAGCCAGAATCGCCGCCAATGCAGACAGGTTGTCGTTATCACCCACTTTGATTTCGGCGGTGGCAACGGCGTCGTTTTCATTAATCACCGGAACAATATTGTTATCCAGCAGTGCCCGCATGGTGTCGCGCGCGTTAAGGAAACGCTCACGATCTTCCATATCTGCACGCGTCAGCAGCATCTGCCCGACGTGGATACCGTAGATGGAAAATAGCTGTTCCCACAGTTGAATCAGGCGGCTTTGACCCACAGCGGCCAGCAGTTGTTTGGTCGCAATCGTGGCCGGGAGTTCGGGGTAACCCAAATGTTCACGCCCGGCAGCAATCGCCCCTGAGGTGACAATAACAATCCGATGCCCTGCCGCATGTTGCTGCGCGCACTGGCGCACCAGTTCAACAATGTGGGCGCGGTTAAGACGACGTGAACCGCCGGTTAGCACGCTGGTACCCAGTTTCACAACCAAAGTCTGGCTGCCGCTCATAATTTATCTGCCGTTGGATGTCAAAAAATAAGAATAAGGAAAACGTTGTAGCAGGACAGACGCGTTATGCCAACAGGCATAACGCGAAAACCTGCGAATAAATCGGGGATCGTCAGGGAAGCATCATGGTCGTGCAACGAGCGTACAGGCGGGTTCCAGCGAGTGCAGCAGTTTCTCCAGTCGGACATGGAAAGCCTGTTTGGCATTTTCCACCTGTCCCATCACGGATTTGTCCTTGATTTTTTCCTCACGCCAATTGCCCTGTTTATCAAACAGGCCGTAGTGGTAGTCATAAGCAAACGTTTCGCCGGTATCTTCCAGATTCAACCACCAACCCCAGAACTCGCGATTTTCCGGTGCGGGTTTGATGTTGACGCAAACCGCCAGGCAATCAAAGAAGAACGCAGTATCCTCGCACTGCGCTTCGCGTATATAAGGCCCCAGTGCCGTAAAATTTTTCATGAGCCGGCTTTTGGAGTGTCCACTCGGTAATATCATCTACGATCTCCTTTGGTTGAACCTTCTTTTTAGCAGAGAATGGCAATTTATCAAGCCGCTGGAGTGATAACCAATCTCTATGCTGCTGTCCACGCAGGCTGCCTGAAAAAGCGGTTGCCGAGCGACGCCGGGTACTCAACACTCGGCTCTCTTTGTTTTCGTTAATTGAGAAGTGACACCGCATGCCGCATTGTATCGCCGAACATTCCTCAGACATTGATGTAAATACCCTACTCCCTGCGATCTATCGCGGTGCACTCGAGTCCGGGTTGTTTGCCAGCGACGGCAGTGACATCAAAGTCAGATCACACGCTTTCGATCGCTATACGACGGGTGACCAACGAGCCAGCTTTATTCATGTTGCGATCAAGGTGCTTTCTGGGCGGACGAGGGAACAGAAAAGTCGCCTCTCCGATCTTGTTCTTCAGAAGATCGAAGCGCTGGGATTGAAAAATCTATCGGTTACGGTTGAAGTGATTGATATAGACAGGCTTTGCTACGCCAAAAAAATCCTGTGATCGGCTGTCACCATCTGGCAGAAGTAGCGAACTGTGCGGCGAAGATTCTCCCGCACAGACCTTGAATGACGCCTGCTCTTCTATACTTTATCCTGCAACCATCCACTGATTTGCTGTAGTGCGTAGTGGAAATTCTGGTACACCGGCGAGAAATTAACCGGCAGCAGTTTCCCTTGTGCAGATGAGTTCACAATCAGGCTGGCCTCTTCTTTCGGACAGAGCGGATCGTTATCCCAATAGCCTGCCAGCATCGGCGTCGGACAGCGGCGTCCTAGCAGCCCCTGCGTTTTCAGCGAATAGCGCCCCAGTTCGGTTTTCAGCGAGGTATCCGTCGAAAACAGCATACCCAGCCGGCTCGCCAGCACATCCATAAACATATCCGGTACCTGTTGCTGGCAATTCGAATCGCTTAACAGATGATGCACCACAGGGCCGAGACAGGCCACACCGCGTAAGCGCTGCGATTCCAGATACGCCAGCCGAACGGCAATATTGGCACCAAAGCGGAAGCCAAACGCGACAACGCGGGAGTGATCGACCCACGGGACATCCGGCAGCGCGCGCAAAACCTGCTGATGCAGAAAACTGGAATCCTGAGTCAGCTTCCAGCGGGAAGAAAATCCAACGGAGGGGACATCAATGGTCAGCATCGCCATGCCAGCCGGCGCAAAATAGTCCTGAAACAGGCGATGATAATCGCTCTGCAACATTTCCAGGCTGCCGCACATCAGAACGGTAGGGAAAGGCGCTTTCGCTTGCGATGGCATATGCAGAAAACCGGTCAACGTGCCACCGCCCGTAATCGGGAAGGTCAGTTCTTTGAGTTCGTAAGGCAGGTACTTGGCGGCCTCTTCATAAGCACGATTTGCCAGCGTTTGCGCCTGCTCTGCCAGCTCATCGCCTTTAATATGCGGATACGCGGCAATGCTATAGAGGTTGGCGGCCTTCAGCCAGAACGGCCCGGTCTGCTCATCATCGCCGCTCTCTGCTGCTCGCTGCTGCCAGCCTGCGCCCTGCTTCGCCCATTCATAAATCCAGTTCCCGCCTCGGTAGCCGATCACCGTATCGAGCAGTTGCTCGTTGCTTCTGTCGGCCTTGCTAGCAGCGATACGCGACAGCACGTCTTCGATTTCCCACGGGTCGACGCCACGCCAAATCCACATCAGCCGGTTAATCATGCGATACCAACTGCGGGTCTTTTCCCCTTCCAGCGTAGAATGCAGCCCCTGCACGTCCTGACTATTTCGCGTACGTCGGACCAGCGTCGAGGTTTCTGGATGTTTAAAGGATGGTTTGAATAGCGTTTCAGACAGGTTAGCTTGCGCCACAGCAGCCTCCATTAATGTAAACCGCTGTTAGCGGACATCAGACGACTTCTTCGTCACCCGTTAAAGTGTA
Protein-coding sequences here:
- the proA gene encoding glutamate-5-semialdehyde dehydrogenase, which codes for MLEQMGKAAKAASYQLAVLSSAQKDRALLTIADLLEAESATILAANALDLTDARQNGMSDALLDRLLLTPARLSAIASDVRQVCRLNDPVGQVIDGSMLDNGLKLERRRVPLGVVGVIYEARPNVTIDVASLCLKTGNAVILRGGKETYRTNAATVKVIQQALSQCGLPAAAVQAIESPDRELVNQLLKLDRYVDMLIPRGGAGLHKLCREQSTIPVITGGIGVCHIYADDSIDFDKALTVIESAKVQRPSACNSLETLLVNQRIADRFLPELSKKMAVAGVTLHASPSAMPYLTGGPASVVAVEEANYNDEWLSNDLNVTLVDSLDAAVAHIREHGTQHSDAILTRSLSNAERFVREVDSSAVYVNASTRFTDGGQFGLGAEVAVSTQKLHARGPMGLEALTTYKWIGYGDDLIRA
- the proB gene encoding glutamate 5-kinase, whose translation is MSGSQTLVVKLGTSVLTGGSRRLNRAHIVELVRQCAQQHAAGHRIVIVTSGAIAAGREHLGYPELPATIATKQLLAAVGQSRLIQLWEQLFSIYGIHVGQMLLTRADMEDRERFLNARDTMRALLDNNIVPVINENDAVATAEIKVGDNDNLSALAAILADADKLLLLTDQAGLFTADPRNNPNAELIREVTGINDALRSIAGDSVSGLGTGGMSTKLQAADVACRAGIDVVIAAGSKPGVIGDVIADISVGTRFHALDAPLESRKHWIFGAPPAGEITVDDGALSAILERGSSLLPKGIRSVEGNFSRGEVIRVRSLAGRDVAHAVTRYNSDALRMIAGHHSQQIAEILGYEYGPVAIHRDDMIIN
- the crl gene encoding sigma factor-binding protein Crl — its product is MILPSGHSKSRLMKNFTALGPYIREAQCEDTAFFFDCLAVCVNIKPAPENREFWGWWLNLEDTGETFAYDYHYGLFDKQGNWREEKIKDKSVMGQVENAKQAFHVRLEKLLHSLEPACTLVARP
- a CDS encoding 5-carboxymethyl-2-hydroxymuconate Delta-isomerase yields the protein MPHCIAEHSSDIDVNTLLPAIYRGALESGLFASDGSDIKVRSHAFDRYTTGDQRASFIHVAIKVLSGRTREQKSRLSDLVLQKIEALGLKNLSVTVEVIDIDRLCYAKKIL
- the frsA gene encoding esterase FrsA is translated as MAQANLSETLFKPSFKHPETSTLVRRTRNSQDVQGLHSTLEGEKTRSWYRMINRLMWIWRGVDPWEIEDVLSRIAASKADRSNEQLLDTVIGYRGGNWIYEWAKQGAGWQQRAAESGDDEQTGPFWLKAANLYSIAAYPHIKGDELAEQAQTLANRAYEEAAKYLPYELKELTFPITGGGTLTGFLHMPSQAKAPFPTVLMCGSLEMLQSDYHRLFQDYFAPAGMAMLTIDVPSVGFSSRWKLTQDSSFLHQQVLRALPDVPWVDHSRVVAFGFRFGANIAVRLAYLESQRLRGVACLGPVVHHLLSDSNCQQQVPDMFMDVLASRLGMLFSTDTSLKTELGRYSLKTQGLLGRRCPTPMLAGYWDNDPLCPKEEASLIVNSSAQGKLLPVNFSPVYQNFHYALQQISGWLQDKV